A single region of the Methanococcoides sp. AM1 genome encodes:
- a CDS encoding ABC transporter permease, with protein MRYKTYLKLAANILFHSKIRSWLTIIGIVIGVGSVVTIMAISDSMEEDVESRFADMDMTSITITPGYSQASSALDRKSGETSSSSTNAELTDKDVMALKLVENIDYLYGQIKGSEDVYYLGQSASISITGVDPQVWQYATSYDVASGRLLEASDNYVAVIGNNVANEIFDQPIGVNQVITINGKSVRVVGILESGDNDYGIIMPIDAAVDIIEDAEEDVYDSIIVTVDDVDNVDAVVEDIEEKLMISRHVTERDRDFTVSDSSSQLESASEMMDSMSLFLGAIAGVSLLVGSVGIANTMFTSVMERTRDIGTMKAIGARNRDILMIFLFNSAMVGLVGGVLGILLSLVLTSMLPMLGLSIMRSSMGSTLSPDLVILGISIAIFVGVVSGVVPAYRASKLKPVDALRYE; from the coding sequence ATGAGATACAAGACATATCTTAAGCTTGCTGCAAATATCCTCTTCCACAGCAAGATCAGAAGCTGGCTCACAATAATAGGTATTGTGATAGGTGTCGGGTCTGTCGTCACCATAATGGCCATTAGTGATAGCATGGAGGAAGATGTGGAAAGCCGTTTTGCGGACATGGATATGACATCCATTACCATAACTCCGGGATACTCCCAGGCATCATCAGCATTGGATCGAAAGTCCGGAGAAACTTCTTCCTCCTCAACAAATGCGGAATTGACCGATAAGGACGTTATGGCCCTGAAACTGGTTGAGAATATAGATTATCTGTATGGACAGATAAAAGGCAGCGAAGATGTATACTATCTGGGCCAGTCAGCAAGCATTTCCATAACAGGTGTTGACCCGCAAGTATGGCAGTACGCTACATCCTATGATGTTGCCTCCGGAAGGTTACTTGAAGCTTCAGACAACTATGTTGCTGTCATCGGGAACAACGTTGCCAATGAGATCTTTGACCAGCCCATAGGCGTCAACCAGGTAATCACCATCAATGGAAAATCCGTAAGAGTTGTAGGTATACTGGAATCAGGAGACAATGATTATGGAATCATTATGCCCATAGATGCAGCAGTTGATATAATAGAGGATGCTGAAGAAGATGTTTATGATTCCATCATTGTAACGGTTGATGATGTTGACAATGTTGATGCAGTGGTAGAAGACATCGAAGAGAAGCTCATGATCTCCAGACACGTGACAGAACGTGACAGGGATTTTACCGTATCTGACTCCAGTTCCCAGTTGGAGAGCGCATCCGAGATGATGGATTCAATGAGCCTTTTCCTTGGTGCTATCGCTGGTGTTTCTTTGTTAGTAGGATCAGTAGGGATTGCAAACACAATGTTCACATCCGTAATGGAAAGGACCAGGGATATAGGAACAATGAAAGCCATAGGAGCCAGGAACAGGGACATATTAATGATATTCCTGTTCAACTCTGCCATGGTTGGCCTTGTCGGCGGTGTTCTAGGCATTCTTTTAAGCCTTGTTCTGACATCGATGCTGCCCATGCTTGGACTATCGATCATGCGCTCCTCAATGGGGTCCACCCTTTCCCCTGACCTGG
- a CDS encoding COG1361 S-layer family protein encodes MKNIKSFLILLMLLALPVTAASAATYTSAPGVSVDIMSQSPNPARPGETVELTVSVQNIGNEDLADVKVEIEPEYPFSEVSGESLSETIAFLDARQDEEDAAILRFTLNVDPNAAEGFYDLDITVNEGNSATKTTTVDVEVRGMEYAQVLISEAIIDRAVEETLEFTVTNTGSSPLKNMAISWDEPNGEILPVYSDNTKFISYLGAGESATVTYSVIADMNADPGLYQLDICLEFEDYDSNVNKINTKAGIFVGGETDFDVAFSEGNAGEVSLSVANVGNNEAYSVKVIIPEQDNYKVIGSSASIVGNLDKGDYTITSFTIVNNDLATNSEEIDKSSINRDEMDPEEIETLRQSQSSQNELKVVIEYTDSTGQRLSVEKYVPIELMSATGDVTASGARGSKNSSSTSNYLLYLTVLAVVVGGAMYYRKKKASKGKDDEIQDIS; translated from the coding sequence ATGAAAAATATAAAGTCTTTTTTGATATTACTAATGCTATTGGCATTACCGGTTACAGCTGCATCTGCAGCAACTTATACCAGTGCTCCTGGTGTCAGTGTTGACATAATGAGCCAGAGCCCAAACCCTGCAAGACCCGGTGAGACTGTTGAACTGACAGTCAGTGTACAGAACATCGGAAACGAAGATCTTGCCGATGTGAAGGTTGAAATTGAACCCGAATATCCATTTTCAGAAGTATCCGGCGAATCGTTGAGTGAAACCATCGCATTCCTCGATGCACGTCAGGACGAAGAAGATGCAGCGATCCTCAGGTTCACACTAAATGTTGATCCTAATGCAGCAGAAGGTTTCTATGATCTCGACATAACTGTCAATGAAGGAAACAGTGCAACTAAAACTACAACAGTTGATGTTGAAGTACGTGGAATGGAATACGCTCAGGTACTAATTAGCGAAGCAATTATCGATCGTGCAGTAGAAGAAACACTGGAATTCACAGTAACAAACACAGGAAGTTCACCCCTCAAGAACATGGCAATCTCATGGGATGAACCAAACGGAGAGATACTTCCGGTATATTCTGACAATACCAAATTCATATCTTATCTTGGAGCTGGAGAATCAGCCACAGTCACATATTCAGTGATCGCCGATATGAACGCTGACCCCGGACTTTACCAGCTTGACATTTGCCTGGAATTCGAGGATTACGATTCCAATGTCAACAAGATCAACACCAAAGCAGGTATCTTCGTTGGTGGAGAAACCGACTTTGATGTTGCTTTCTCCGAAGGAAATGCAGGTGAAGTTTCCCTATCAGTTGCCAATGTTGGTAACAATGAAGCGTATTCTGTCAAAGTGATTATCCCTGAACAGGATAATTACAAAGTTATTGGCAGCTCTGCATCCATAGTAGGTAACCTTGATAAAGGTGACTACACTATCACGTCATTTACTATTGTCAATAATGATCTTGCTACCAATTCAGAAGAGATAGATAAATCATCGATCAACAGGGACGAAATGGATCCTGAAGAAATAGAAACATTGCGCCAGTCACAATCTTCCCAGAACGAACTCAAGGTTGTAATAGAATATACGGATTCAACCGGACAAAGGCTTTCGGTTGAAAAATATGTTCCTATTGAGCTGATGTCTGCTACAGGTGATGTTACTGCTTCCGGGGCTCGTGGCTCAAAAAATTCGTCTTCCACAAGCAATTACCTGTTATACCTGACAGTACTGGCAGTCGTGGTTGGCGGAGCAATGTATTACAGGAAAAAGAAAGCTTCAAAGGGTAAGGACGATGAGATACAAGACATATCTTAA
- a CDS encoding ABC transporter ATP-binding protein, with amino-acid sequence MNENEVPLIDLKDVWKIYQMGEIEFAALKGVDLHIKKGEFVVILGPSGSGKSTLMNQIGCLDTPTKGTVSLNGKNISNLGESELAQIRGRTIGFIFQQFNLIPTLNSLENVMLPLEFQEEDANIAEKRARELLKIVGLGDKMQHSPSQLSGGQRQRVAIARSLAVDPEILLADEPTGALDSKTGDYILEFLNELHEEQNKTIIIVTHDTELIKYAEKIIHIKDGMIEKIELKEKRLT; translated from the coding sequence ATGAATGAAAATGAAGTGCCCCTTATAGATCTGAAGGATGTGTGGAAGATCTACCAGATGGGAGAAATAGAGTTTGCTGCGCTAAAAGGAGTCGACCTGCACATAAAAAAAGGTGAGTTCGTAGTCATACTCGGACCAAGTGGAAGCGGTAAAAGTACCCTGATGAACCAGATCGGATGCCTTGATACCCCTACAAAAGGTACTGTTAGCCTGAATGGGAAAAATATTTCCAACCTTGGTGAATCCGAGCTGGCACAGATCAGGGGAAGAACCATTGGATTCATTTTTCAACAGTTTAACCTGATCCCCACACTCAATTCCCTAGAAAATGTTATGCTACCACTGGAATTCCAGGAAGAGGACGCAAATATTGCAGAGAAAAGGGCCAGAGAACTGTTGAAGATTGTGGGACTTGGAGACAAAATGCAACATTCGCCTTCCCAGCTCTCAGGAGGACAAAGACAGAGAGTTGCTATTGCAAGATCGCTTGCAGTCGATCCAGAAATACTGCTGGCAGACGAACCTACCGGTGCTCTGGACAGCAAAACCGGAGACTATATACTGGAATTTTTGAACGAATTGCATGAAGAACAGAATAAGACGATAATTATCGTTACCCATGATACAGAACTCATAAAATATGCTGAAAAAATTATACACATCAAAGACGGGATGATCGAAAAAATAGAACTTAAGGAGAAAAGATTAACATGA